Proteins encoded in a region of the Pelmatolapia mariae isolate MD_Pm_ZW linkage group LG6, Pm_UMD_F_2, whole genome shotgun sequence genome:
- the LOC134628476 gene encoding beta-1,3-galactosyltransferase 1-like has translation MGDPDTGSGANGTKRELVQSIFPQKKILFHSWFQLLLLFCVLALGLCYTLSSRSLSLWQSFPLQEQYQWFLNQNSRVNAPAYRIHPKHKVILNDINKTTEPSTVRSTSLQYHQAYPRNYHFLMDNTEVCKNKIPFLVLMVPVAPKTVAARDAIRQTWGKENIVQGELVLTLFMLGVSREDDVEKLEQENLQHHDLIQSDFIDSYLNLTIKTMVIMDWLSTHCPAAAYAMKIDSDMFLNVDNLVIMLKQPGIPKTNYLTGMLMWNRPVIRSKNSKWYVPEELYPEPKYPTYTLGMGYVFSNDLPKKYVEISKSVKPFNIEDAYIGMCMKKLGLAPTAPPKPSQFKAYNSAYNRCEFSQVITYILGSSKQLLDYWTDLKKPGPPCP, from the exons ATGGGGGATCCCGACACTGGCTCAGGTGCGAATGGAACGAAGAG GGAACTTGTCCAGAGCATCTTTCCACAGAAGAAGATCTTATTTCATTCCTGGTTTCAGCTCCtgcttctgttttgtgttttggccTTAGGCTTGTGTTACACCCTGTCCAGCCGCTCGCTGTCACTATGGCAGAGCTTCCCACTGCAGGAACAATACCAGTGGTTTTTAAACCAGAACAGTAGGGTTAATGCACCTGCTTATCGCATTCACCCCAAACACAAAGTTATATTAAATGACATTAACAAAACCACTGAACCTTCGACTGTGCGATCTACCTCCCTTCAGTACCACCAAGCCTATCCACGCAACTACCATTTTCTTATGGATAACACAGAGGTTTGCAAGAACAAGATCCCATTCCTGGTCCTCATGGTTCCAGTGGCACCAAAAACTGTGGCAGCTCGGGACGCGATCCGCCAGACATGGGGCAAAGAAAACATAGTTCAGGGTGAGCTGGTACTCACTTTATTTATGTTGGGTGTCTCTAGAGAAGATGATGTTGAGAAGCTCGAACAGGAAAATTTGCAGCACCATGACCTGATCCAGAGTGACTTCATAGACAGTTATCTAAACCTAACAATCAAAACCATGGTGATCATGGACTGGCTAAGTACACACTGCCCTGCAGCAGCCTATGCCATGAAGATTGACTCTGACATGTTTCTGAATGTTGACAATCTAGTAATCATGCTAAAACAGCCGGGCATCCCCAAGACAAACTACCTGACAGGGATGCTTATGTGGAACAGACCAGTCATTCGTTCCAAGAACTCCAAGTGGTATGTGCCTGAGGAATTGTATCCAGAGCCTAAATACCCAACCTACACACTGGGTATGGGATATGTCTTTTCCAATGATCTTCCAAAGAAATATGTGGAAATCTCAAAGTCAGTCAAACCCTTTAACATTGAGGATGCTTATATTGGGATGTGCATGAAAAAGCTTGGACTTGCCCCCACAGCACCACCAAAACCCTCCCAGTTCAAGGCCTATAACTCTGCATATAATCGCTGTGAATTCTCCCAGGTCATCACATACATTCTTGGTTCTTCTAAACAGCTGCTGGATTATTGGACAGACCTGAAAAAGCCTGGGCCACCTTGTCCTTAA